In a genomic window of Glaciimonas sp. PCH181:
- a CDS encoding MFS transporter: MPAKASQFLSEAIIEKKGTSLTRAVGASLIGNTLEWFDLSVYAYFAVTIGKVFFPSDDSSLSLLMAFGTFGLSFLIRPVGAMVLGAYADRAGRKKSLSMSLSLMLLGTFMIAVMPSYATIGVLAPAGMVLARLLQGFSAGGEFGSSTAFMMEHAPQKKRVFVASLQFASQGFGVVIASLFGYFLTKNLTAAAMQDWGWRIPFFFGLSIAPVGLYLRSKVDESPEFAHKAENKNAHTVNKPISHLFRSQKLLMLVATGVLIISTASTFLIKYMPTYAVENLKLSQSTGFLATLLAGLMLTFVTPIVGLLADRIGRIRIMLGAAIVYMLLAYPFFLWLNANPTDTSLLLVVGMIGLIKAIYFAPLASVMSDIFPVETRVTGMSLSYSIGVSVFGGFAPAISIFLIKITGTPVATSYYLIAASGLSIFSLAVAASKLKVK; this comes from the coding sequence ATGCCAGCAAAAGCGAGCCAATTTCTTTCTGAGGCGATCATTGAAAAAAAGGGAACGTCGTTAACGAGAGCTGTTGGAGCCTCTCTGATCGGGAATACCTTGGAATGGTTCGACTTGTCTGTGTATGCGTATTTTGCTGTCACCATCGGCAAGGTATTTTTCCCGTCAGACGATTCGTCCCTGTCATTGCTGATGGCATTCGGCACGTTCGGCCTTTCGTTTCTTATCCGACCGGTAGGCGCGATGGTACTGGGAGCCTATGCGGACCGCGCCGGTAGAAAAAAATCCTTGAGCATGTCGCTAAGCCTGATGCTGCTCGGTACATTCATGATTGCAGTCATGCCATCTTATGCGACCATCGGCGTACTCGCGCCTGCCGGCATGGTATTGGCGCGTCTGCTGCAAGGTTTCTCCGCCGGCGGCGAATTTGGCAGTTCCACCGCTTTCATGATGGAGCACGCACCGCAAAAAAAACGGGTTTTTGTCGCTAGTTTACAATTTGCAAGTCAAGGATTCGGCGTCGTGATTGCGTCGCTGTTTGGCTATTTTCTGACTAAGAATCTGACTGCAGCCGCGATGCAGGATTGGGGATGGCGCATTCCATTTTTCTTCGGCTTGTCGATTGCGCCCGTCGGTTTGTATCTGCGCAGCAAAGTCGATGAAAGCCCTGAGTTTGCCCACAAGGCCGAAAATAAGAATGCACATACGGTCAACAAGCCAATATCCCATCTCTTTCGTTCTCAGAAATTATTGATGCTGGTCGCAACGGGCGTATTGATCATTTCGACCGCCTCGACGTTCTTGATCAAGTACATGCCGACCTATGCGGTAGAGAATCTGAAGCTGTCGCAATCCACGGGCTTTTTAGCCACCTTGCTCGCCGGTCTCATGTTGACATTTGTGACGCCTATTGTCGGCCTGCTAGCAGATAGAATCGGGCGAATCAGGATCATGTTGGGTGCAGCAATCGTTTATATGCTGTTGGCCTACCCGTTCTTTCTCTGGCTGAACGCCAACCCCACCGATACGTCCTTGCTGCTTGTCGTAGGCATGATCGGATTGATCAAGGCTATCTATTTCGCGCCGCTAGCATCGGTCATGTCGGACATCTTTCCGGTTGAAACGCGTGTCACGGGTATGTCCCTCAGTTACAGCATCGGCGTTAGCGTATTTGGGGGATTTGCGCCTGCCATCTCCATTTTCCTGATCAAGATAACAGGGACTCCCGTTGCGACAAGTTACTACCTGATCGCGGCTTCCGGCCTAAGCATTTTTTCTTTGGCGGTAGCGGCAAGCAAACTGAAAGTCAAATAG